The Triticum dicoccoides isolate Atlit2015 ecotype Zavitan chromosome 6A, WEW_v2.0, whole genome shotgun sequence genome has a window encoding:
- the LOC119317613 gene encoding BTB/POZ and MATH domain-containing protein 1-like has protein sequence MESASKEMALRCTTEKVTASRCSTHKEEGTHIFEIAGYSLKKDMGVGKFVRSVTFTVGGYDWSIRFYPEGTTESPEGCMGICLELMSSNAEVRTFFRLGLVKHETGLIGSMFTPNNKVFSSKTRNSREYHLFILRSSLEAKPLKYLRDDFLVIKCNITVIKESEVYETMGHSEIEVPPSDIMEHLAKLLDTKEEADVTFSVGGETFQAHKILLAMRSPVFKAELFGPMKEKRMRCLTIKDMQPAVFKALLHFIYTDSLPDLDDLEGDDKCEMIRHLLVAADKYAMDRLKIMCQNILGKSLDVENVATTLALADQHNCDKLKDICIEFIASSDKMDDVVATKGYANLKRSCPSVLIDALEKRSRPRIA, from the coding sequence aTGGAGTCAGCATCCAAGGAGATGGCACTGAGGTGCACCACGGAGAAGGTGACAGCATCGAGGTGCTCCACACACAAGGAGGAGGGAACACACATCTTTGAGATCGCCGGGTACAGCCTCAAGAAGGATATGGGTGTCGGGAAGTTCGTCCGGTCTGTCACCTTCACTGTCGGTGGGTACGACTGGTCCATCAGATTTTATCCCGAAGGTACCACCGAGTCGCCCGAAGGGTGTATGGGGATCTGTCTTGAGCTCATGAGCAGCAATGCCGAGGTGCGGACGTTCTTTCGGCTTGGATTGGTAAAGCATGAGACAGGGTTGATTGGCTCAATGTTTACGCCAAACAATAAGGTGTTCAGCTCCAAGACCAGGAACAGTCGTGAGTATCATCTGTTCATACTAAGAAGCAGTCTTGAGGCGAAACCACTAAAGTACCTTCGGGATGATTTTCTCGTAATCAAATGTAATATTACGGTAATCAAAGAATCTGAGGTTTATGAAACCATGGGGCACTCTGAAATTGAGGTGCCACCGTCAGACATCATGGAGCATCTCGCAAAGCTGTTGGACACTAAGGAAGAAGCAGATGTCACTTTCAGTGTTGGAGGCGAGACCTTTCAGGCGCACAAGATTTTGCTTGCCATGCGATCACCTGTCTTCAAAGCAGAACTCTTTGGGCCGATGAAGGAGAAGAGGATGCGGTGTTTGACCATCAAAGACATGCAGCCCGCTGTTTTCAAGGCTCTGCTGCATTTCATTTATACAGATTCATTGCCTGACTTGGATGATCTTGAAGGCGATGATAAGTGTGAAATGATCCGGCATTTGCTGGTAGCTGCAGATAAGTATGCCATGGACAGGCTGAAGATTATGTGTCAAAACATCCTTGGCAAGAGTCTTGATGTGGAGAACGTGGCAACTACATTGGCTTTAGCTGATCAGCATAACTGTGACAAGCTTAAAGATATTTGCATTGAATTTATTGCCTCTTCAGATAAGATGGATGATGTGGTGGCAACCAAAGGTTATGCAAATCTCAAAAGATCTTGCCCGTCTGTCTTGATAGATGCTTTAGAGAAGAGAAGCAGGCCTCGTATAGCATAG